From the Opitutus sp. ER46 genome, one window contains:
- the ahcY gene encoding adenosylhomocysteinase translates to MSSATSAPTKSEHAVRDIGLADWGRKEIAIAEHEMPGLMAVRRKFGPQKPLAGVRVTGSLHMTIQTAVLIETLRELGADVRWASCNIFSTQDHAAAAIAAGGTPVFAHKGESLEEYWDFTLRAISFPGGKGPQLVVDDGGDVTLLIHKGCELEEGSDWVNTPSSSHEEQVIKNLLKRVHQTDPLKWTTLAKEWRGVSEETTTGVHRLYQMMEQGKLRVPAINVNDSVTKSKFDNLYGCRESLADGLKRATDVMIAGKVACVCGYGDVGKGCAHSLRGFGARVIVTEVDPINALQAAMEGFEVNTIESTLGTADIYVTCTGNRDIITLEHMQQMKDQAIVCNIGHFDNEIQVTRLNESGAKRENVKPQYDRYLFPSGRSIYVLAEGRLVNLGCATGHPSFVMSNSFTNQCLAQMDLWKNRGKYAVGVYRLPKHLDEEVARLHLEKIGVKLTVLSQAQADYIGVPVAGPYKPEHYRY, encoded by the coding sequence ATGTCTTCCGCCACCTCCGCCCCCACCAAGTCAGAGCACGCTGTCCGCGACATCGGTCTCGCCGACTGGGGCCGCAAGGAGATCGCCATCGCCGAGCACGAAATGCCCGGCCTCATGGCCGTCCGCCGCAAATTCGGTCCGCAAAAGCCGCTCGCCGGCGTCCGCGTCACCGGCTCGCTGCACATGACCATCCAGACCGCCGTGCTCATCGAGACCCTGCGGGAACTGGGCGCCGATGTGCGCTGGGCCTCGTGCAACATCTTCTCCACGCAGGATCACGCCGCCGCCGCGATCGCCGCCGGGGGCACGCCGGTGTTCGCCCACAAGGGCGAGTCGCTCGAGGAGTACTGGGACTTCACCCTCCGCGCGATCAGCTTCCCGGGTGGCAAGGGCCCGCAGTTGGTCGTCGATGACGGCGGCGACGTCACGCTCCTCATCCACAAGGGCTGCGAACTCGAAGAGGGCAGCGACTGGGTCAACACGCCGTCGTCCTCCCATGAGGAGCAGGTCATCAAGAATCTGCTCAAGCGCGTGCACCAGACCGACCCGCTCAAGTGGACGACCCTCGCCAAGGAGTGGCGCGGCGTTTCCGAGGAGACCACCACGGGGGTGCACCGGCTCTACCAGATGATGGAGCAGGGCAAGCTCCGCGTGCCGGCGATCAACGTCAACGACTCGGTCACCAAGTCCAAGTTCGACAATCTCTACGGCTGCCGCGAGTCGCTCGCCGACGGCCTTAAGCGCGCCACCGATGTCATGATCGCGGGCAAGGTCGCCTGCGTCTGCGGCTATGGCGACGTGGGCAAGGGCTGCGCGCACTCGTTGCGTGGGTTCGGCGCCCGCGTGATCGTGACCGAGGTCGATCCGATCAACGCGCTGCAAGCCGCGATGGAAGGCTTCGAGGTCAATACCATCGAGTCGACGCTCGGCACCGCCGATATCTACGTCACCTGCACCGGCAACCGGGACATCATCACCTTGGAGCACATGCAGCAGATGAAGGATCAGGCGATCGTTTGTAACATCGGCCACTTCGATAACGAGATCCAGGTCACCCGCCTCAACGAGTCGGGCGCGAAGCGTGAGAACGTGAAGCCGCAGTACGACCGCTACCTCTTCCCGAGCGGCCGCAGCATCTACGTCCTGGCCGAGGGCCGCCTCGTGAACCTGGGGTGCGCGACGGGCCATCCGTCCTTCGTGATGTCGAACAGCTTCACCAACCAGTGCCTGGCGCAGATGGACCTGTGGAAGAACCGGGGCAAGTACGCGGTTGGCGTGTACCGCCTGCCCAAGCACCTCGACGAGGAAGTCGCCCGGCTGCATCTCGAGAAGATTGGCGTCAAGCTCACCGTCCTCAGCCAGGCCCAGGCCGACTACATCGGCGTGCCGGTCGCGGGCCCGTACAAGCCCGAGCACTACCGGTACTGA
- a CDS encoding response regulator transcription factor — protein sequence MKLPGSVLIVDDESHIRKYVSLILRSLGITAILEAADGAEAVTVFQREHPALVLLDVNMPQVDGLKALEQLMAVDPDCVVIMLTSVANRHTVEQALELGAANYVRKDTPKAEMVDALRETITDCFPDASTP from the coding sequence ATGAAACTCCCCGGCAGCGTCCTCATCGTCGACGACGAGTCCCACATCCGGAAATACGTTTCCCTCATTCTCCGCTCGCTTGGCATCACCGCCATTCTCGAGGCGGCGGACGGCGCCGAGGCGGTGACGGTTTTCCAGCGGGAGCATCCCGCGCTGGTTCTCCTCGACGTCAACATGCCCCAGGTCGACGGCCTGAAGGCGCTCGAGCAACTGATGGCCGTCGATCCCGACTGCGTGGTGATCATGCTCACGTCCGTCGCCAACCGCCACACCGTCGAACAGGCACTTGAACTTGGCGCCGCGAACTACGTCCGCAAAGACACCCCCAAGGCCGAGATGGTCGACGCGCTGCGCGAGACGATCACCGACTGCTTTCCCGACGCATCCACCCCATGA
- a CDS encoding GspE/PulE family protein, which produces MPNPRSSAFLERVRALPHFDYGTELDALVAKHGDGPQLVQAIIDAKLLAKDEACRYWADSMYVAYVDPFASVITDEAIERLPLEVARKAKAIGLYQLNGVLTVAMASPSDAELVRRLSQIAQVPISPVFALPREVEDAIAVHYSNEKGLEESLQELERSSLFDRPDIAGEKLAVLAENNALAQILDEIIFYAMRERATDIHVEPQETMGRIRYRIDGNLREILTYSRKLHRALISRIKILSNLNIAETRFPQDGRFSMAVGSQLANFRVSTIPSAYGEKSVVRILAATGRKTMLTLDKMMISKPILEPFKRLVQNPNGIIFVTGPTGSGKTTTLYAALQEINTPDINISTIEDPIEIQLPGVTQSQVNSNIDLKFATVLRALMRQDPDVILIGEIRDLETAKIATEAALTGHLVLATLHTNNAPQAIVRLLEIGVAPYMVAPSVIGVLAQRLAARICDACKEAYYPSEDVLRQYFHDEDLPEVPFFRGRGCPACRHTGYKGRIAFHELVLITDEIRTMISEGRSVQEITRAAAKVGYKPLRYDGLKKVLLGLTTIEEIEQNSSFEWATPDSGAAQS; this is translated from the coding sequence GTGCCAAACCCAAGAAGTAGCGCCTTCCTGGAGCGGGTCCGCGCGCTCCCCCATTTCGACTACGGCACCGAACTCGACGCCCTCGTCGCCAAGCACGGCGACGGGCCCCAGCTCGTGCAGGCCATCATCGACGCCAAGCTGCTGGCGAAGGATGAAGCGTGCCGGTACTGGGCCGACTCGATGTACGTCGCCTACGTCGACCCGTTCGCTTCGGTCATCACCGACGAAGCCATTGAACGCCTGCCCCTGGAGGTGGCCCGAAAAGCCAAGGCGATCGGTCTCTACCAGCTCAATGGCGTCCTCACCGTGGCCATGGCGTCGCCCTCCGATGCCGAGCTGGTCCGCCGGCTGAGCCAGATCGCCCAGGTCCCCATCAGCCCGGTGTTCGCGCTGCCGCGGGAAGTCGAGGACGCGATCGCCGTCCACTACAGCAACGAGAAGGGCCTCGAGGAGAGCCTGCAGGAACTCGAGCGCTCCAGCCTGTTCGACCGACCCGACATCGCCGGCGAGAAACTCGCCGTCCTCGCCGAAAACAACGCGTTGGCGCAGATCCTCGACGAGATCATCTTCTACGCGATGCGGGAGCGGGCGACGGACATTCATGTCGAGCCCCAGGAGACCATGGGGCGCATCCGGTATCGCATCGACGGCAACCTCCGCGAAATTCTCACCTACTCGCGCAAGCTCCATCGCGCGCTCATCTCGCGCATCAAGATTCTCTCCAACCTGAATATCGCCGAGACCCGCTTCCCCCAGGACGGCCGGTTCTCGATGGCGGTCGGCAGCCAGTTGGCGAACTTCCGCGTCTCGACCATCCCCAGCGCCTACGGCGAAAAATCCGTCGTGCGCATCCTCGCTGCCACCGGCCGCAAGACGATGCTCACGCTGGACAAGATGATGATCTCGAAACCGATTCTGGAGCCGTTCAAGCGGCTGGTGCAGAATCCCAACGGCATCATCTTCGTCACCGGTCCGACCGGTTCCGGCAAGACGACGACGCTCTACGCTGCGCTCCAGGAGATCAACACGCCCGACATCAACATCTCGACGATCGAGGACCCGATCGAAATCCAGCTGCCGGGCGTCACCCAGAGCCAGGTCAACAGCAACATCGACCTCAAGTTCGCCACGGTGCTGCGCGCCCTCATGCGCCAGGACCCCGACGTGATCCTGATCGGCGAAATCCGCGACCTCGAGACCGCCAAGATCGCGACGGAGGCGGCCCTCACCGGACACCTCGTGCTCGCCACGCTGCACACCAACAACGCCCCCCAGGCGATCGTCCGTCTGCTCGAGATCGGTGTCGCGCCGTACATGGTCGCGCCGTCTGTCATCGGCGTCCTGGCCCAGCGGCTCGCCGCGCGCATCTGCGATGCCTGCAAGGAGGCGTACTACCCCTCCGAGGACGTCCTGCGGCAGTACTTCCACGACGAGGACCTCCCGGAGGTGCCGTTCTTCCGCGGCCGCGGCTGTCCGGCGTGCCGCCACACCGGATACAAGGGCCGCATCGCGTTTCATGAACTCGTGCTGATCACCGACGAGATCCGCACCATGATCAGCGAAGGTCGCAGCGTGCAGGAAATCACCCGCGCCGCGGCCAAGGTCGGCTACAAACCGCTGCGCTACGACGGCCTCAAGAAGGTGCTCCTCGGGCTGACCACCATCGAGGAAATCGAGCAGAACAGCTCGTTTGAGTGGGCCACCCCCGACAGCGGCGCGGCGCAATCGTAA
- a CDS encoding ATP-binding protein — MVDYPKRKTIFIMALAATLVASLIAIVLDDDMRERLGTRYYVLSLSIIGCVLLVLAGYVWDQTLQARLKHLRKTIPTAPDDTTDHDDIIGLARNIERMAQALQQSEASYRGIVEDQVDLICRYRPEGTLTFANRAYAEAVGRKRAELIGQRFVHLAPLEAVEGQAPVQEHEVQYADGTKHWLHWTVRPIHDRDGRLLEYQAVGHDFTARKEAEAAAMKAKEAAEAADRAKSEFLAIVSHEIRTPINGVLGFAQTLADTPLNEDQREQVAIIKSSALALEKLISDILDLSKIEAGRLDIEHAPFALHHCIEDTMAFFLPKARAAALTMSAHIHPDVPQVVTSDEARLRQVLNNVIGNALKFTECGGIELRVSCGRVEPGANGARQRPLRLYFAVTDTGVGIPAEKLSHLFKPFSQVDTSSDRRRGGTGLGLIISKRLCELMGGTISVESEVGRGTTFHFSILAQYERGQSAAPFSLGTERAPHG, encoded by the coding sequence ATGGTCGATTATCCCAAGCGGAAGACGATCTTCATCATGGCGCTCGCGGCGACGCTGGTGGCATCGCTCATCGCCATCGTCCTGGACGACGACATGCGGGAGCGGCTCGGCACGCGCTACTATGTCCTGAGCCTCTCGATCATCGGCTGCGTGCTGCTTGTCCTCGCCGGCTACGTTTGGGATCAGACGCTGCAGGCGCGCCTCAAGCACCTGCGCAAGACCATCCCCACGGCGCCGGATGACACGACGGATCACGATGACATCATTGGCCTGGCCCGGAATATCGAGCGCATGGCCCAGGCGTTGCAGCAAAGCGAGGCCAGCTACCGCGGAATCGTGGAGGACCAGGTTGATCTCATCTGCCGCTACCGCCCGGAAGGCACCCTCACCTTTGCCAACCGCGCGTACGCCGAGGCCGTGGGCCGGAAGCGCGCCGAATTGATCGGACAGCGGTTCGTGCACCTCGCCCCGCTGGAGGCGGTCGAAGGGCAGGCTCCGGTCCAGGAACATGAGGTCCAGTACGCCGACGGCACCAAGCACTGGCTGCATTGGACCGTGCGGCCGATCCACGACCGCGACGGACGCCTGCTCGAGTACCAGGCCGTGGGGCATGATTTCACCGCGCGCAAGGAGGCCGAGGCCGCAGCCATGAAGGCCAAGGAAGCGGCCGAGGCGGCGGACCGCGCGAAGAGCGAGTTTCTGGCCATCGTCAGCCACGAGATCCGCACGCCGATCAACGGGGTGCTCGGATTCGCGCAGACGCTCGCGGACACGCCGCTGAATGAGGACCAGCGGGAGCAGGTCGCGATCATCAAGTCCAGCGCCCTGGCGTTGGAGAAGCTGATCTCCGACATCCTCGACCTGTCGAAGATCGAGGCCGGCCGGCTCGACATCGAGCACGCGCCGTTCGCGCTGCACCACTGCATCGAGGACACGATGGCATTTTTCCTCCCGAAGGCCCGGGCGGCCGCGCTGACGATGAGCGCTCACATTCACCCGGACGTGCCGCAGGTCGTGACCTCCGACGAGGCCCGGCTGCGCCAGGTGCTGAACAACGTTATCGGCAACGCGCTGAAGTTCACCGAGTGCGGCGGGATCGAGCTCCGCGTGTCCTGCGGACGCGTCGAACCCGGCGCGAACGGCGCCAGGCAGCGGCCGCTGCGCCTCTACTTCGCCGTGACCGACACCGGTGTGGGCATTCCCGCCGAGAAACTATCGCACCTTTTCAAGCCGTTCAGTCAGGTCGACACGTCGTCGGACCGGCGGCGCGGCGGCACCGGCCTCGGGCTGATCATTTCGAAACGGCTGTGCGAGCTGATGGGCGGCACGATTTCGGTGGAGAGCGAAGTCGGCCGCGGCACGACGTTCCACTTCTCGATCCTGGCGCAGTACGAGCGCGGCCAGAGCGCCGCGCCGTTTTCCCTGGGCACGGAACGCGCGCCGCACGGTTGA
- a CDS encoding hybrid sensor histidine kinase/response regulator gives MDSHPTLPSSLRGRRILIADDDRLNIRILAGILRREGYEIADADSGERALTSYAEFQPNLVLLDVMMPGIDGLETCRRLRQQYGEKAAPVIFITAKNDSEDVLAGFNAGGVDYLPKPFNPSEVLARIRTHLQIQQLLDEQLQLVEQLSRANSAKNRFLGMAAHDLRNPLASIRGLAEFLGEGTVGPLNPEQLDLVATIREASHSMLDMVNDLLDVATIEAGELNVSPGRHNLIEVVAKAVALTNMEAARKRTHVVFQPHDTQVVAMIDPAKIKQVVDNLLTNAVKFSPPGATVTVAVRVSSDAQGIILSVRDEGPGIPADERDKLFKDFGRLSVRPTGGEKSTGLGLAICRKIVEAHHGTIEAHNLPERGCEFRVILPSS, from the coding sequence ATGGATTCGCATCCAACCCTTCCCTCCAGCCTTCGGGGCCGCAGGATCCTGATCGCCGATGATGACCGGCTGAACATCCGCATCCTCGCCGGGATTCTACGCCGCGAAGGCTACGAGATTGCGGATGCCGACAGCGGAGAACGTGCCCTCACGTCGTACGCCGAGTTCCAACCCAATCTCGTGCTGCTGGATGTGATGATGCCTGGCATCGATGGACTCGAAACCTGCCGCCGGCTGCGGCAGCAGTATGGCGAGAAGGCGGCCCCGGTGATCTTCATCACGGCCAAGAACGACTCGGAAGATGTCCTCGCCGGCTTCAATGCCGGGGGCGTCGATTATCTTCCGAAACCATTCAACCCCAGCGAAGTTCTGGCGCGAATCCGCACCCACCTGCAGATCCAGCAGTTGCTCGACGAGCAACTGCAGCTTGTCGAGCAGTTGAGTCGCGCCAACTCCGCGAAGAACCGCTTCCTCGGCATGGCCGCGCACGACCTGCGCAACCCGCTCGCCTCGATTCGGGGGCTGGCCGAGTTCCTCGGCGAGGGCACGGTCGGGCCGCTCAACCCCGAGCAACTCGACCTTGTCGCGACCATCCGGGAGGCAAGCCACTCGATGCTCGACATGGTCAATGACCTGCTCGATGTGGCGACAATCGAGGCCGGCGAACTCAACGTCTCCCCGGGACGACACAACCTGATCGAGGTCGTGGCCAAGGCCGTCGCGCTGACCAATATGGAGGCCGCCCGAAAACGGACGCACGTGGTGTTCCAACCCCACGACACGCAAGTCGTGGCCATGATCGACCCGGCAAAGATCAAGCAGGTCGTCGACAATCTTCTCACCAACGCGGTGAAGTTCTCCCCGCCCGGAGCCACCGTCACCGTGGCCGTCAGAGTTTCCTCGGACGCCCAAGGCATCATCCTGTCCGTCCGCGACGAGGGGCCGGGGATTCCGGCCGATGAACGCGACAAGCTCTTCAAGGATTTCGGCCGTCTCTCCGTCCGTCCCACCGGCGGCGAGAAGAGCACCGGGCTCGGCCTGGCGATCTGCCGCAAGATCGTCGAAGCCCACCACGGTACCATCGAAGCGCACAATCTCCCCGAACGCGGCTGCGAGTTCCGCGTCATTCTCCCCTCCTCATGA
- the mdoH gene encoding glucans biosynthesis glucosyltransferase MdoH, whose amino-acid sequence MRLFLTETMDQGRLNRRRFLFFTGIFGVTSIATWFMADLLWRNGLSMVEGIVLLLFVVLFAHVAVGFCTALVGFYVINRGGDSSRIVPPKPGAPLASTAIIMPVFNEDVSRVFEALRVIYRSVQETGELEHFDFFVLSDSNQPNQWIQEEVAWLELCKQVNGFGKIFYRKRRISINKKAGNVADFLRRWGRRYRYMVVLDADSIMTGRSLVQLVATMEKHPSIGILQTAPRIVNGTTLFARVQSFANRLYSPLFLAGLNYWQQHEGNYWGHNAVIRVQPFIDHCALPDLPGSEPFGGRILSHDFVEAALMRKAGWGVWLAGDIEGTFEEGPPTLIDSAKRDRRWCQGNMQHTWLLTARGFRPANRFHMLMGVMGYVSSPLWLFFLLVSTIHVFAQVTSPGKLGPRPEDYTSIFGYELEVPEAFTLFLLTMFLLFVPKVLSVIVAFNRGHADRFGGRRELVTSAVLETVLSALIAPISMAFNAKFVLTTLLGQGVSWVTQRRDADVDGTDWREAILTHGGQTCFGVVWGVSSFIISPGFFWWLSPVIAGLVLSIPISIFLSKASIGRGARELGLFMTPEEVAAPYELRRLEQNLAECYRHLAPIGPLRADYGLLQAVLDPYVNALHVALLRQRRQTEESREWFAQLRDRLLHDGPGNLTTKEKLALLMDADSMLELHRELWNSPAESLAEWWRLAMRQYNVLTAAPTTALYR is encoded by the coding sequence ATGCGCCTTTTTCTCACCGAGACCATGGACCAGGGCCGGCTCAACCGGCGCCGATTCCTCTTTTTCACGGGAATCTTCGGCGTCACGAGCATCGCCACGTGGTTCATGGCCGACCTCCTCTGGCGCAACGGGCTCAGCATGGTGGAGGGAATCGTCCTCCTGTTGTTCGTCGTGCTGTTCGCGCACGTGGCGGTGGGGTTCTGCACGGCGCTGGTCGGCTTCTATGTGATCAACCGCGGCGGCGACAGTTCGCGGATCGTCCCGCCGAAGCCGGGCGCGCCGCTCGCTTCGACGGCGATCATCATGCCGGTGTTCAACGAGGACGTGAGCCGCGTGTTCGAAGCCCTGCGCGTGATTTATCGCTCGGTGCAGGAGACGGGCGAACTGGAGCACTTCGACTTCTTTGTCCTGAGCGATTCCAACCAGCCGAACCAGTGGATCCAGGAGGAGGTGGCCTGGCTCGAGCTCTGCAAGCAGGTGAACGGTTTCGGGAAGATCTTTTACCGGAAGCGCCGCATTTCGATTAACAAGAAGGCCGGCAACGTCGCCGACTTCCTGCGCCGCTGGGGCCGGCGCTACCGCTACATGGTCGTGCTCGACGCCGACTCGATCATGACCGGCCGGAGCCTCGTGCAGCTCGTGGCGACGATGGAGAAGCACCCGTCGATCGGCATCCTGCAGACCGCGCCGCGGATCGTGAATGGCACGACCCTGTTTGCGCGCGTGCAGTCGTTCGCCAATCGGCTCTACAGCCCGCTGTTCCTGGCCGGCCTCAATTACTGGCAGCAGCACGAGGGCAATTACTGGGGGCACAACGCGGTGATCCGCGTGCAGCCGTTCATCGACCACTGCGCGCTGCCCGACCTGCCCGGCAGCGAACCCTTCGGCGGCCGCATCCTTTCGCACGACTTCGTGGAGGCGGCGCTGATGCGCAAGGCCGGCTGGGGCGTGTGGTTGGCGGGCGACATCGAGGGCACCTTCGAGGAGGGCCCGCCGACGCTGATCGATTCCGCGAAGCGCGACCGCCGCTGGTGCCAGGGCAACATGCAGCATACCTGGCTGCTCACCGCCCGCGGTTTCCGGCCGGCCAATCGCTTCCACATGCTCATGGGCGTGATGGGCTACGTGTCCTCGCCGCTCTGGCTGTTCTTCCTGCTCGTCAGCACGATCCACGTCTTTGCGCAGGTGACCTCGCCGGGGAAACTCGGTCCGCGGCCGGAGGATTACACTTCGATCTTCGGCTACGAACTGGAGGTGCCGGAGGCCTTCACGCTGTTCCTGCTGACGATGTTCCTGCTCTTCGTTCCGAAGGTCCTGAGTGTGATCGTCGCTTTCAACCGCGGCCACGCGGACCGATTTGGCGGCCGCCGCGAACTCGTCACCAGCGCCGTGCTCGAGACGGTGCTGTCCGCGCTCATCGCGCCGATCTCGATGGCGTTCAACGCGAAGTTCGTCCTGACGACGCTGCTCGGCCAGGGCGTTTCCTGGGTGACGCAGCGGCGGGACGCCGATGTCGACGGCACCGACTGGCGCGAGGCGATCCTGACCCACGGCGGGCAGACCTGCTTCGGGGTGGTGTGGGGCGTGTCCTCGTTCATCATCTCGCCCGGCTTCTTCTGGTGGCTCAGTCCGGTGATCGCGGGCCTCGTGCTTTCGATCCCGATCTCGATCTTCCTGAGCAAGGCCTCCATCGGCCGCGGGGCGCGCGAGCTCGGATTGTTCATGACGCCGGAGGAGGTTGCGGCGCCGTACGAACTGAGGCGCCTCGAGCAGAACCTCGCGGAGTGCTACCGGCACCTCGCGCCAATCGGCCCGCTGCGGGCGGACTATGGCCTGCTCCAGGCCGTGCTCGACCCGTACGTCAACGCGCTGCACGTCGCGCTGCTGCGGCAGCGGCGGCAGACCGAGGAGTCGCGCGAGTGGTTTGCCCAGTTGCGCGACCGTCTGCTGCATGACGGGCCCGGCAACCTGACGACGAAGGAGAAACTCGCGCTGCTGATGGATGCCGACTCGATGCTCGAACTGCACCGGGAGTTGTGGAATTCGCCGGCTGAGTCGCTGGCCGAGTGGTGGCGGCTGGCAATGCGCCAGTACAACGTGCTCACGGCCGCGCCGACGACGGCGCTTTATCGCTGA
- a CDS encoding AraC family transcriptional regulator — protein sequence MRFAESAHATNFQMAERADAAHKLVYVYAGRIGCHWRGQEQPLVVPAGALLIVPAGTRHCLVDIEPAVLLLLGLGRRFVKEDPGIAELWGALSQQPPLVLRLSRPTRQTLEALWRRGMAEQATARLGAGVALRAHAAQVLVLLSRLPRAGDDSPADQRVSGVAREIEETFFEAWDLDRAATRAGLSRRRFTALFRAATGRTFWEFLNAHRLAHAARLLRAGGTSVAGVMLASGYNDLSHFYRLFRNRFGVPPRRWLIQAGGPAPDRN from the coding sequence GTGCGCTTTGCGGAAAGCGCGCATGCCACCAACTTCCAGATGGCGGAACGGGCGGACGCCGCGCACAAGCTCGTCTACGTGTACGCAGGACGCATCGGGTGTCACTGGCGCGGGCAGGAACAGCCGCTGGTGGTGCCGGCCGGGGCCCTGCTGATCGTACCCGCCGGGACACGCCATTGCCTGGTCGACATCGAGCCGGCGGTGCTGCTCCTGCTCGGGCTTGGCCGACGCTTCGTGAAGGAGGATCCCGGGATCGCGGAGCTTTGGGGCGCGCTGAGCCAACAACCACCGCTCGTGCTGCGACTCAGCCGTCCGACGCGCCAGACCCTGGAAGCGCTCTGGCGACGAGGCATGGCCGAGCAAGCGACGGCGCGGCTCGGCGCCGGGGTGGCGCTCCGCGCCCACGCCGCGCAGGTGCTGGTCCTGCTTTCGCGGCTGCCGAGGGCGGGCGACGATTCGCCGGCGGACCAACGCGTGAGCGGGGTCGCGCGCGAGATCGAGGAGACGTTCTTCGAGGCGTGGGACTTGGACCGGGCGGCGACGCGCGCGGGGCTCTCGCGGCGGCGGTTCACCGCCTTGTTTCGCGCGGCGACAGGCCGAACCTTCTGGGAGTTTCTCAACGCACACCGGCTGGCGCATGCCGCGCGGCTGCTGCGGGCCGGCGGGACCTCGGTCGCCGGCGTGATGCTCGCGAGCGGCTACAACGACCTCTCGCATTTTTACCGGCTTTTTCGCAACCGCTTCGGCGTGCCTCCGCGGCGCTGGCTGATCCAGGCCGGCGGGCCGGCGCCGGACCGAAACTGA
- the metK gene encoding methionine adenosyltransferase: MANSFVFSSESVGEGHPDKVADFISDSVLDACLAQDPRSRVACETLVKSNHVVIAGEITTKAKANYETIVRDAIREIGYTHEDDVFHADTVFITNLLTKQSPDIAQGVDDRAAIGKETAEQGAGDQGLMFGYACNETPEMMPTAIMFAHRLGRELTKLRKSRVVSWLRPDAKSQVSIRYENDRPVKVENVVISTQHAANVEHAAIRDFLVENVIKKVIPAELIDAQTKFLINPTGRFVVGGPQGDSGLTGRKIIVDTYGGWGRHGGGAFSGKDPSKVDRSAAYMCRWVAKNIVASGLADICELQVAYAIGYPEPVSIWVDAMGTAKVPEEKISAAVREVFSFKPAAIIRQLDLLRPIYRATTNYGHFGKPDLPWEQTNMVDALRAAVK, translated from the coding sequence ATGGCCAACTCATTTGTGTTCTCCTCGGAATCGGTCGGTGAAGGTCACCCCGACAAAGTCGCCGACTTTATCTCGGACAGCGTCCTTGACGCCTGCCTCGCCCAGGATCCCCGGAGCCGCGTGGCCTGCGAGACCTTGGTGAAGAGCAATCACGTCGTGATTGCCGGTGAGATCACGACCAAGGCGAAGGCCAACTATGAGACCATCGTGCGCGACGCGATTCGCGAGATCGGCTACACGCATGAGGATGACGTCTTTCACGCCGACACGGTCTTTATCACGAACCTTCTGACGAAGCAGTCGCCGGATATCGCCCAGGGCGTCGATGATCGCGCCGCCATCGGCAAGGAGACCGCCGAGCAGGGCGCCGGCGACCAGGGCCTCATGTTCGGGTACGCGTGCAACGAGACGCCCGAGATGATGCCGACCGCGATCATGTTTGCGCACCGGCTCGGTCGTGAACTCACCAAGCTCCGCAAGTCCCGCGTCGTCTCGTGGCTCCGGCCGGATGCCAAGTCCCAGGTTTCGATCCGCTACGAGAACGACCGCCCGGTGAAGGTCGAAAACGTCGTCATCTCGACCCAGCACGCGGCCAACGTCGAGCACGCCGCCATCCGCGACTTCCTCGTCGAGAACGTGATCAAGAAGGTCATCCCGGCCGAGCTGATCGACGCCCAGACCAAGTTCCTGATCAATCCGACCGGCCGCTTCGTGGTTGGCGGGCCGCAGGGCGACTCCGGCCTCACCGGCCGCAAGATCATCGTGGACACCTACGGCGGTTGGGGCCGGCACGGCGGCGGCGCCTTCTCCGGCAAGGATCCGTCGAAGGTCGATCGCTCCGCGGCCTACATGTGCCGGTGGGTGGCGAAGAACATCGTCGCCTCCGGCCTCGCCGACATCTGCGAACTTCAGGTCGCCTATGCGATCGGCTATCCCGAGCCCGTTTCGATCTGGGTCGATGCCATGGGCACTGCCAAGGTCCCCGAGGAGAAGATCTCCGCGGCCGTCCGCGAGGTGTTCAGCTTCAAGCCCGCCGCCATCATCCGCCAGCTCGACCTCCTGCGCCCGATCTATCGCGCGACCACCAACTACGGCCACTTCGGCAAGCCGGATCTCCCGTGGGAGCAGACCAACATGGTCGACGCCCTGCGCGCGGCCGTGAAGTAA
- a CDS encoding Hpt domain-containing protein: MPATTPIDPQAIESLRALNPGDNDEFLREIAGIYLDDTPVRLAELDRSLAAGDIPTFTRAAHSIKGSSGNVGATDVRTVAERLEHHSREHGLADVAPLIAELRAEYDRAEAELRRIIKR; this comes from the coding sequence ATGCCCGCGACCACCCCCATCGACCCGCAGGCCATCGAAAGCCTGCGCGCCCTCAATCCCGGCGACAACGATGAGTTCCTGCGCGAAATCGCCGGAATCTACCTCGACGATACGCCGGTCCGGCTGGCCGAACTGGACCGCAGCCTCGCCGCCGGCGACATCCCGACATTCACCCGTGCCGCCCACAGCATCAAGGGCAGCTCCGGCAACGTCGGCGCCACCGACGTCCGCACCGTCGCCGAGCGACTCGAACACCACTCCCGCGAGCACGGGCTCGCCGACGTGGCGCCGCTCATCGCCGAACTCCGCGCCGAGTACGATCGCGCCGAGGCCGAGCTGAGGCGAATCATCAAGCGCTGA